The following coding sequences are from one Oceanimonas doudoroffii window:
- a CDS encoding glycosyltransferase family 9 protein has translation MKRILVVRNDKIGDFMLAWPAFALLKASLDCHITALVPGYTRPLAELCPSIDAVLADPGKSADAAAQKSLLKQLESGNFDAVICLFSNFRNARLMWQAGIPQRWAPATKLAQVLYNHRVKQRRSESAKPEYEYNLDLVRAFLVKNDITPVEPATPYLGFDASELATFREQQAAALGIDAGRPWLLVHAGSGGSANNLNTAQYAGLLDRLQAAFPGVQPVLTAGPGEEDLATEVADMAGDGAVVASGLPLPDFCRLLACGQLFVAGSTGPLHIAGALDVPTVGFFPLRRSATPLRWRPLNSEGRHLAFHPPKGAEAEDMSSVDVKAVTGQISSWAAEFLS, from the coding sequence ATGAAACGAATACTGGTGGTGCGCAACGACAAAATCGGCGATTTCATGCTGGCCTGGCCGGCCTTTGCCCTGCTCAAGGCGTCCCTTGACTGCCATATTACCGCCCTGGTGCCCGGCTATACTCGGCCGCTGGCCGAGCTGTGCCCGAGCATTGACGCCGTGCTGGCGGATCCGGGCAAAAGCGCAGACGCTGCCGCGCAAAAATCCCTGCTGAAGCAGCTTGAAAGCGGTAACTTCGACGCCGTTATCTGCCTGTTCTCCAATTTTCGTAACGCCAGGCTGATGTGGCAGGCGGGCATTCCCCAGCGCTGGGCGCCGGCCACCAAGCTGGCCCAGGTGCTGTATAACCACAGGGTAAAACAGCGCCGCTCCGAGTCCGCCAAGCCGGAGTATGAATATAACCTGGATCTGGTACGGGCCTTTCTGGTCAAAAATGACATCACGCCGGTGGAGCCGGCCACGCCCTACCTGGGCTTTGACGCCTCTGAGCTGGCGACGTTTCGTGAGCAACAGGCGGCAGCGCTTGGTATTGATGCCGGCCGGCCCTGGTTGCTGGTGCACGCCGGCAGTGGCGGCTCGGCCAATAACCTGAATACGGCGCAGTATGCCGGGCTGCTCGACCGCCTGCAGGCGGCGTTTCCTGGGGTTCAACCTGTGCTCACCGCCGGGCCGGGGGAAGAGGACCTGGCGACAGAGGTGGCCGATATGGCCGGCGACGGTGCCGTGGTGGCCAGCGGGCTGCCGCTGCCGGACTTTTGCCGGCTGCTGGCCTGCGGCCAGCTGTTTGTGGCCGGCAGCACCGGGCCGTTGCATATTGCCGGCGCCCTGGATGTGCCCACCGTGGGCTTCTTTCCCCTGCGCCGCTCGGCCACCCCGCTGCGTTGGCGCCCGCTCAACAGCGAAGGCCGTCACCTGGCTTTTCACCCGCCCAAAGGCGCTGAGGCCGAAGACATGAGCAGTGTGGATGTAAAGGCGGTGACGGGCCAGATTAGTTCCTGGGCGGCCGAGTTTCTGTCCTGA
- the coaD gene encoding pantetheine-phosphate adenylyltransferase — MSIRVIYPGTFDPITNGHLDLIERASQLFDEVIVGVAFSPSKRPMFELEERVALVKEVIEQQQLSNVTVVGFSGLLVDFAKEYNATVLVRGLRAVSDFEYEFQLANMNRRLMPELESVFLTPAEENSFISSTLVKEVAIHGGDIGQFVPDAVHEAIAQKLA, encoded by the coding sequence ATGAGCATCAGGGTCATTTACCCCGGCACCTTCGACCCCATCACCAATGGCCATCTGGACCTGATAGAACGCGCCTCACAGCTGTTTGACGAGGTGATCGTGGGCGTGGCCTTCAGCCCCAGCAAGCGGCCCATGTTCGAACTGGAAGAGAGGGTGGCACTGGTGAAAGAGGTGATCGAACAGCAGCAGCTGAGCAATGTGACTGTAGTCGGTTTCTCCGGCCTGCTGGTGGACTTTGCCAAGGAATATAACGCCACCGTACTGGTGCGGGGCCTGCGGGCGGTATCGGACTTTGAGTACGAATTTCAGCTGGCCAACATGAATCGGCGGCTGATGCCGGAGCTTGAAAGCGTCTTCCTTACTCCGGCCGAGGAAAACTCCTTTATCTCTTCCACCCTGGTGAAGGAAGTGGCCATTCACGGTGGCGATATCGGCCAGTTCGTACCCGATGCCGTGCATGAAGCCATCGCGCAGAAGCTGGCGTAA
- the mutM gene encoding bifunctional DNA-formamidopyrimidine glycosylase/DNA-(apurinic or apyrimidinic site) lyase: protein MPELPEVEVSRLGITPHLLGESVMRVVVRNASLRWPVPADIQELTGLTVTGIRRRAKYLLLETDWGTAILHLGMSGNLRVLPHGTPAGKHDHVDIEFANGKLLRLNDPRRFGCLLWTREPAEKHPLLAKLGPEPLTDDFDGDHLFTRSRGRKTAVKQFIMDNHTVVGVGNIYANESLFAAGIHPQREAGSISRARYLKLAEEIKTVLSRAIGQGGTTLKDFTGSDGKPGYFVQELQVYGRAEQPCVQCGSLLREIRMNGRSTVFCGRCQR from the coding sequence ATGCCGGAATTGCCGGAAGTGGAAGTCAGTCGTCTGGGCATTACCCCGCACCTGCTTGGGGAGTCGGTGATGCGGGTAGTGGTACGCAATGCCAGCTTGCGCTGGCCGGTGCCGGCAGACATTCAGGAGCTTACCGGGCTGACCGTGACCGGCATACGCCGTCGGGCCAAATATCTGTTGCTGGAAACCGACTGGGGCACCGCCATTTTGCATCTGGGCATGTCCGGCAACCTGCGGGTGTTGCCTCACGGCACCCCGGCCGGCAAGCACGATCATGTGGACATAGAATTTGCCAACGGCAAGCTGCTGCGGCTGAATGACCCGCGCCGCTTTGGCTGTCTGCTGTGGACCCGCGAGCCCGCAGAGAAACACCCGCTGCTGGCGAAGCTGGGCCCGGAGCCGCTCACCGATGACTTTGATGGCGACCACCTGTTTACTCGCAGCCGGGGCCGCAAGACTGCGGTAAAGCAATTCATTATGGACAACCATACCGTGGTGGGGGTGGGTAACATCTATGCCAATGAATCGCTGTTTGCGGCGGGTATTCATCCCCAACGTGAGGCGGGCAGCATCAGCCGGGCGCGCTACCTGAAACTGGCCGAAGAAATCAAAACCGTGCTGTCCCGGGCCATCGGACAGGGGGGCACTACCCTCAAGGACTTTACCGGCAGCGACGGCAAGCCCGGCTATTTTGTGCAGGAGTTGCAGGTCTATGGCCGGGCCGAGCAGCCCTGTGTGCAATGCGGCAGCCTGCTCAGGGAAATTCGCATGAATGGCCGCAGCACTGTGTTTTGCGGGCGCTGCCAGCGCTGA
- the rpmG gene encoding 50S ribosomal protein L33 translates to MASKGIREKIRLNSSAGTGHFYTTTKNKRNMPEKMEIKKFDPVVRQHVIYKEGKIK, encoded by the coding sequence ATGGCTTCTAAAGGTATTCGCGAGAAGATCCGCCTGAACTCCAGCGCCGGTACTGGTCACTTCTACACCACTACCAAGAACAAGCGCAACATGCCTGAAAAAATGGAAATCAAAAAGTTTGATCCCGTTGTTCGTCAGCATGTGATCTACAAAGAAGGCAAAATCAAGTAA
- the rpmB gene encoding 50S ribosomal protein L28 gives MSKVCQVTGKRPAVGNNRSHANNATKRRFLPNLQTHRFWVESEKRFVKLRITTKGMRIIDKKGIDSVLADLRARGEKV, from the coding sequence ATGTCTAAAGTATGCCAAGTAACTGGTAAGCGGCCAGCTGTTGGTAACAACCGCTCTCACGCGAACAACGCCACCAAGCGTCGCTTCCTGCCCAACCTGCAAACTCACCGTTTCTGGGTTGAGAGCGAAAAGCGTTTTGTAAAACTGCGCATTACCACCAAAGGTATGCGTATTATCGACAAGAAAGGTATCGACAGTGTCCTGGCTGACCTGCGTGCCCGTGGCGAAAAGGTCTAA
- the radC gene encoding RadC family protein: MSIKDWPADERPREKLLSRGAGSLTDAELLAIFLRTGAKGMDAVTLARTLLAQFGSLRGLMQAEARQFCEGPGLGLAKYVQLKASMELMRRFLDERLKREHALTSPDLTREFLQLRLRDQPREVFALLLLDNQHRVIEFHELFFGTLDAAAVYPREIVALALKQGAAAVILVHNHPSGVAEPSRADRMITERIQAALGLLDIRVLDHLVIGDGETVSFAERGWL; the protein is encoded by the coding sequence ATGAGCATCAAGGACTGGCCCGCAGACGAGCGCCCGCGGGAGAAATTGCTGAGTCGGGGCGCGGGCAGCCTGACGGACGCGGAGCTGCTGGCCATTTTTCTGCGCACCGGTGCCAAGGGCATGGACGCGGTCACCCTGGCTCGCACCCTGCTTGCGCAGTTTGGCTCATTGCGCGGCCTGATGCAGGCGGAGGCGCGTCAGTTTTGTGAAGGGCCCGGCCTGGGTCTGGCCAAATACGTGCAATTAAAGGCCAGCATGGAACTGATGCGTCGCTTTCTGGATGAGCGGTTAAAGCGGGAGCATGCCCTCACCAGCCCGGATCTGACACGGGAGTTTCTGCAGTTGCGATTGCGGGACCAGCCTCGGGAAGTCTTTGCCTTGCTGCTGCTCGATAACCAGCACAGGGTCATTGAATTTCACGAGCTGTTTTTTGGCACCCTGGATGCGGCGGCGGTGTATCCGCGAGAAATCGTCGCCCTGGCGCTCAAGCAGGGTGCCGCCGCGGTGATTTTGGTGCATAATCATCCATCCGGAGTGGCCGAGCCCAGCCGGGCGGATCGCATGATCACCGAGCGTATACAGGCCGCCCTGGGGTTGCTGGATATTCGCGTGCTGGACCATCTGGTCATCGGCGACGGCGAAACCGTATCTTTTGCCGAGCGTGGCTGGCTTTGA
- the coaBC gene encoding bifunctional phosphopantothenoylcysteine decarboxylase/phosphopantothenate--cysteine ligase CoaBC, whose product MSVAGKRIVIGITGGIAAYKVPELVRRLKERGAEVRVIMTASAQEFITPLTLQAVSGEPVSNALLDPAAEAGMGHIELAKWADLLLIAPASANTLARLTAGMADDLLTTVALATAAPLAVAPAMNQQMYRHPATQTNLATLKARGAHVWGPAQGEQACGDVGPGRMLEAMALVAEVERHFAPKARPLTGLKLMLTAGPTREALDPVRYISNHSSGKMGFALATAARALGAEVTLVSGPVTLATPTGVRRVNVESAQDMHDAVMAGIGEQHIFIACAAVADYAPKVVASHKIKKTQADNMVVELTKNPDIVASVASLQHKPFTVGFAAETRDVEKYALDKLKRKNLDMIAANDVSGSDRGFNSDQNALSVFWPGGQHHLPLAGKAELAEQLLTLIAKRYHDLH is encoded by the coding sequence ATGTCTGTTGCAGGAAAACGCATTGTCATCGGCATCACCGGCGGCATTGCCGCCTACAAGGTGCCCGAGCTGGTACGCCGGCTCAAGGAGCGCGGCGCCGAGGTACGCGTGATCATGACCGCCTCCGCCCAGGAATTCATTACCCCGCTGACCCTGCAAGCGGTATCGGGCGAGCCGGTGTCCAACGCCCTGCTCGATCCAGCGGCCGAGGCCGGCATGGGCCATATTGAACTGGCCAAATGGGCCGATCTGCTGCTGATCGCCCCCGCCAGCGCCAACACCCTGGCTCGGCTTACGGCGGGCATGGCCGACGATCTGCTCACCACGGTGGCGCTGGCCACGGCGGCACCGCTGGCGGTGGCCCCGGCCATGAACCAGCAGATGTATCGCCACCCGGCCACGCAGACCAACCTGGCCACCCTCAAAGCCCGTGGCGCTCATGTCTGGGGCCCGGCCCAGGGAGAGCAGGCCTGTGGCGACGTGGGCCCGGGCCGCATGCTGGAAGCCATGGCGCTGGTGGCCGAGGTGGAACGGCACTTTGCCCCGAAGGCGCGGCCCCTGACCGGGCTGAAACTGATGCTCACCGCCGGCCCCACCCGGGAAGCCCTGGATCCGGTGCGTTATATCTCCAACCACAGCTCGGGCAAGATGGGCTTTGCCCTGGCCACCGCGGCACGAGCGTTGGGAGCCGAAGTGACCCTGGTGAGCGGTCCGGTCACGCTCGCCACTCCCACCGGGGTGCGGCGGGTAAATGTGGAAAGTGCGCAAGACATGCATGACGCCGTCATGGCCGGCATTGGCGAACAGCACATCTTTATCGCCTGCGCCGCCGTGGCCGACTATGCACCAAAAGTGGTGGCATCGCACAAGATCAAGAAGACTCAAGCCGATAATATGGTGGTGGAGCTGACCAAAAATCCGGATATCGTGGCCTCGGTCGCCTCACTGCAACACAAACCCTTTACCGTGGGGTTTGCCGCCGAAACACGGGATGTGGAAAAATACGCCCTCGACAAACTCAAGCGTAAAAACCTCGACATGATCGCCGCCAACGACGTTTCCGGCAGTGATCGTGGCTTTAACAGCGACCAAAATGCCCTGAGCGTGTTCTGGCCCGGCGGCCAACACCATTTACCCCTGGCCGGCAAAGCCGAGCTGGCCGAACAGTTACTGACATTGATTGCGAAGCGATATCATGACCTCCATTGA
- the dut gene encoding dUTP diphosphatase has product MMTSIELKILDPRVGTDFPLPAYATPGSAGLDLRACLDEPLTLAPGETQLLPTGLAIHIKDPGLCATILPRSGLGHKHGIVLGNLVGLIDSDYQGQLMVSCWNRSNDSFTIAPGERIAQLVILPVVQAQFTLVDDFDQSERGEGGFGSSGRH; this is encoded by the coding sequence ATCATGACCTCCATTGAGCTGAAAATTCTCGACCCCAGGGTCGGCACCGACTTTCCCCTGCCCGCCTACGCCACCCCCGGCTCCGCCGGCCTGGATTTGCGCGCCTGCCTGGATGAGCCCTTGACCCTGGCCCCGGGTGAAACGCAATTGCTGCCCACCGGCCTGGCCATTCACATTAAGGACCCCGGGCTGTGCGCCACCATACTGCCCCGCTCCGGTCTGGGTCATAAGCACGGCATTGTGCTGGGTAACCTGGTGGGGTTGATCGACTCTGACTATCAGGGCCAGCTGATGGTATCCTGCTGGAACCGTAGCAACGACAGCTTCACCATTGCGCCGGGCGAACGCATTGCCCAGCTGGTGATTCTGCCGGTGGTACAAGCCCAGTTCACACTGGTTGACGATTTTGATCAAAGCGAGCGGGGAGAAGGCGGATTCGGCTCTTCCGGTCGCCACTAA
- the slmA gene encoding nucleoid occlusion factor SlmA, with translation MANNNQNRKNRREQILQALAHMLETSPGQRITTAKLAAAVGVSEAALYRHFPSKARMFEGLIDFIEETLFSRINLILQDEKDSSLRLRYILQLVLGFCERNPGITRLLNGDALQGEHERLLARINQLFDRLETQLKQIMRERRLYEGDGYAENETVLANLLLAYVEGRINQYVRSQFKLRPTHNFDSHWQLLHRQLAAV, from the coding sequence ATGGCCAACAATAACCAGAACAGGAAAAACCGCAGGGAGCAGATCCTGCAGGCGCTGGCCCACATGCTGGAAACCAGCCCGGGGCAGCGCATTACCACCGCCAAGCTGGCCGCGGCGGTGGGCGTGTCGGAAGCCGCCCTTTACCGGCACTTTCCCAGCAAGGCACGCATGTTTGAGGGATTGATCGACTTTATTGAGGAAACCCTGTTTTCCCGCATCAATCTCATACTGCAGGACGAAAAGGACAGCAGCCTGCGGCTGCGCTACATACTGCAGCTGGTGCTGGGGTTTTGCGAGCGCAATCCTGGCATTACCCGCTTGCTCAACGGCGACGCCCTGCAGGGCGAGCACGAGCGGTTGCTGGCCCGCATCAACCAGCTGTTTGACCGACTGGAAACCCAGCTCAAGCAGATTATGCGCGAACGCCGCCTGTACGAAGGCGACGGTTATGCCGAAAACGAAACCGTGCTGGCCAACCTGTTGCTGGCCTATGTGGAAGGCCGTATCAATCAGTATGTGCGCAGTCAGTTCAAGCTCAGGCCCACACACAATTTCGACAGCCACTGGCAGTTGCTGCACCGGCAGCTGGCGGCGGTGTAA
- the mscS gene encoding small-conductance mechanosensitive channel MscS, with protein sequence METELLNTQFLQEAQSWIANNQELIIRYTVNMAAALLTLVIGFVAVGMLTGGLNRVLKARKVDSTISDFVTSLLKYGLLAFVIIASLSRVGVQTASFVAVVGAAGLAIGLALQGSLSNFAAGVLLIGFRFFKAGDYIEAGGTAGTVQSVQIFTTILMTPDNRMIVVPNSKILNDSIVNYSKESTRRLDLVIGVAYNADLKLTRDVLTRILDEEPRVLKDPAYRIAVSNLGASSVDFIVRPWVKAEDYWNLKFDLLEKIKNELDANNIGIPFPQMDVHLFRQEKA encoded by the coding sequence ATGGAAACAGAATTGCTCAACACCCAGTTTCTGCAGGAAGCCCAGAGCTGGATAGCCAACAACCAGGAGCTGATCATTCGCTACACGGTGAACATGGCCGCCGCCCTGCTCACCCTGGTGATCGGTTTTGTCGCCGTGGGCATGCTCACCGGTGGCCTGAACCGAGTGCTCAAGGCGCGCAAGGTCGACAGCACCATTTCCGACTTTGTTACCAGCCTGCTCAAATACGGCCTGCTGGCCTTTGTGATCATCGCCTCGCTCAGCCGGGTAGGGGTGCAGACCGCGTCCTTCGTGGCCGTGGTGGGTGCCGCCGGTCTGGCCATCGGCCTGGCACTGCAGGGGTCGCTGTCCAACTTTGCCGCCGGCGTGCTGCTGATTGGCTTTCGCTTCTTCAAGGCCGGTGACTACATCGAGGCGGGCGGCACCGCCGGCACCGTGCAATCGGTGCAGATTTTCACCACCATTTTGATGACCCCCGATAACCGCATGATAGTGGTGCCCAATTCCAAGATCCTCAACGACAGCATCGTCAACTATTCCAAGGAGAGCACCCGCCGCCTCGACCTGGTGATTGGCGTGGCCTATAACGCCGATCTCAAACTCACCCGCGACGTACTGACCCGCATTCTCGATGAAGAGCCCCGGGTACTGAAAGACCCCGCCTACCGCATTGCGGTCAGCAATCTGGGCGCCTCCTCCGTCGACTTTATCGTGCGCCCCTGGGTAAAGGCGGAAGACTACTGGAACCTGAAGTTCGATCTGCTGGAAAAAATCAAGAACGAACTGGACGCCAACAACATCGGCATTCCCTTTCCGCAGATGGATGTGCACCTGTTCCGGCAAGAAAAGGCCTGA
- the pyrE gene encoding orotate phosphoribosyltransferase: protein MKAYQREFIEFAMAKQVLKFGEFTLKSGRKSPYFFNAGLFNSGRDLARLGRFYAAALVDAGVQYDVLFGPAYKGIPIASATAVQLAEVHDQDVPYCFNRKEAKEHGEGGNLVGSPLAGRIMLVDDVITAGTAIRESMDIIQANGAELAGVLIALDRQEKGKGELSAIQEVERDYNAEVTAIITLGDLIEYLSEQPEMAEHLERVRAYREQYGI, encoded by the coding sequence ATGAAAGCCTACCAGCGTGAGTTTATTGAATTTGCCATGGCCAAACAGGTGTTGAAGTTTGGCGAATTCACCCTGAAATCCGGGCGCAAAAGCCCCTATTTCTTTAACGCCGGCCTGTTTAACAGTGGCCGCGACCTGGCCCGTCTGGGCCGTTTTTACGCCGCCGCCCTGGTGGATGCGGGTGTGCAGTACGACGTGTTGTTTGGCCCGGCCTACAAGGGCATTCCCATTGCCAGCGCCACCGCGGTACAGCTGGCGGAAGTACACGATCAGGACGTACCCTACTGCTTTAACCGTAAGGAAGCCAAGGAGCACGGCGAAGGCGGCAACCTGGTGGGCAGCCCGCTGGCCGGCCGCATCATGCTGGTGGACGACGTGATCACCGCCGGTACCGCCATTCGTGAGTCCATGGACATCATTCAGGCCAACGGCGCCGAGCTCGCCGGCGTGCTGATTGCACTGGACCGGCAGGAAAAGGGCAAGGGCGAGCTGTCCGCCATTCAGGAAGTGGAGCGGGATTACAACGCCGAGGTGACCGCCATCATTACCCTTGGCGATCTGATCGAGTACCTGAGCGAGCAGCCGGAGATGGCCGAGCATCTGGAACGGGTGCGGGCCTACCGTGAGCAATACGGTATCTGA
- the rph gene encoding ribonuclease PH — translation MTERASGRAADEIRPVTITPNYTRHAEGSVLVEFGHTKVLCTASVEKGVPRFLRGQGQGWVTAEYGMLPRSTHSRMAREAARGKQGGRTMEIQRLIGRSLRAAMDLEKLGEYTITVDCDVIQADGGTRTAAITGACVALAHALNWMQAEGMIVHNPLKTLVAAISVGMVDGQAVADLEYTEDSKAETDMNVVMTAEGNMIEVQGTAEAAPFSHDELLAMLALARKAVNELVEHQRRVIAG, via the coding sequence ATGACCGAACGAGCTTCAGGCCGGGCGGCGGACGAAATTCGCCCCGTGACCATTACCCCGAACTATACCCGTCATGCGGAAGGCTCCGTGCTGGTGGAGTTTGGCCATACCAAGGTGCTGTGCACCGCCTCGGTGGAAAAAGGCGTACCGCGTTTTCTGCGTGGTCAGGGCCAGGGTTGGGTTACCGCGGAATACGGCATGCTGCCGCGTTCCACCCACAGCCGCATGGCCCGGGAAGCGGCCCGAGGCAAGCAGGGCGGTCGCACCATGGAAATTCAGCGGCTGATCGGGCGCTCGCTGCGTGCCGCCATGGATCTGGAAAAGCTGGGTGAATACACCATTACCGTGGACTGTGATGTCATTCAGGCCGACGGCGGCACCCGTACCGCCGCCATTACCGGCGCCTGCGTGGCCCTGGCTCATGCCCTGAACTGGATGCAGGCCGAGGGCATGATAGTGCACAATCCGCTCAAGACCCTGGTGGCGGCCATTTCCGTGGGCATGGTGGATGGTCAGGCGGTGGCCGATCTGGAGTACACCGAAGACTCAAAGGCGGAAACCGACATGAACGTGGTAATGACCGCCGAAGGCAACATGATTGAAGTACAGGGTACCGCGGAAGCCGCGCCCTTCAGCCACGACGAGCTGCTGGCCATGCTGGCGCTGGCGCGCAAGGCGGTCAACGAGCTGGTTGAGCATCAGCGCCGAGTGATTGCCGGCTGA
- a CDS encoding YicC/YloC family endoribonuclease → MIHSMTAFARQEFKQDWGTAVWELRSVNQRYLETYTRLPEQFRGLEPMVREKLRARLQRGKVECALRFESNQASQGELHINKALAEQLIEGATWVMEKAGQGTLNPVDILRWPGVMEAQAQDMDAIGQALLKGLDDVINDFLAARASEGDKLKALIEQRLTGIEQEVAKVSANMPAIMEWQRQRLRDRFEEAKIELDAQRLEQEMVLLAQKVDVAEELDRLTAHIAETRKILKKGGPCGRRLDFMMQEFNRESNTLGSKSINADITASAVELKVLIEQMREQIQNIE, encoded by the coding sequence ATGATCCACAGCATGACCGCCTTTGCCCGGCAGGAATTCAAACAGGACTGGGGCACCGCCGTATGGGAACTGCGCTCGGTCAACCAGCGCTACCTGGAAACCTATACTCGGCTGCCCGAGCAGTTCCGCGGTCTGGAGCCCATGGTGCGGGAAAAACTGCGCGCCCGGTTGCAGCGAGGCAAGGTGGAATGTGCCCTGCGCTTTGAAAGCAATCAGGCCAGTCAGGGCGAGCTGCACATCAACAAGGCGCTGGCCGAGCAGCTGATTGAAGGCGCCACCTGGGTGATGGAAAAGGCCGGTCAGGGCACCCTGAACCCGGTGGACATTCTGCGCTGGCCCGGGGTGATGGAAGCCCAGGCCCAGGACATGGACGCCATCGGCCAGGCGCTGCTGAAAGGCCTGGACGACGTCATCAACGATTTCCTCGCCGCCCGCGCCAGTGAAGGCGACAAGCTCAAGGCCCTGATCGAGCAGCGCCTCACCGGCATTGAACAGGAAGTGGCGAAGGTCAGCGCCAACATGCCCGCCATCATGGAATGGCAGCGCCAGCGCCTGCGGGACCGCTTTGAAGAAGCCAAAATTGAACTGGACGCCCAGCGGCTGGAGCAGGAAATGGTACTGCTGGCCCAAAAGGTAGACGTGGCCGAAGAACTGGACCGGCTCACCGCTCACATTGCCGAAACCCGCAAGATCCTGAAAAAGGGCGGCCCCTGCGGTCGGCGCCTGGACTTTATGATGCAGGAGTTCAACCGCGAGTCGAACACGCTGGGATCAAAGTCCATCAACGCCGACATCACCGCCAGCGCAGTAGAGCTGAAGGTGCTGATTGAGCAGATGCGCGAGCAGATTCAGAATATTGAGTAA
- a CDS encoding TetR/AcrR family transcriptional regulator: MVSQAKYDRAQAIRQATELFWARGFHATSMRTIQAAIDMRPGSIYASFGSKEGLFQEALTHYARSSRSRLAACVERASSPLEGLRSFVTEVVIECRETAPNGMCMLVKTIAELTSDHADLLALARRLLKEVEAAFAGVLRQAQEEGEVDAAKSPERMACYLQVQLMGLRAYARANEGDELIRALIDDVFANLKPAPSGSKG; the protein is encoded by the coding sequence ATGGTAAGTCAAGCAAAATACGACCGTGCGCAGGCCATTCGGCAGGCAACCGAGCTGTTCTGGGCCAGGGGGTTTCATGCCACCTCCATGCGTACCATCCAGGCGGCCATCGACATGCGCCCGGGCAGCATTTATGCGAGCTTTGGCAGCAAGGAAGGCCTGTTTCAGGAAGCGCTGACCCATTACGCCCGGTCCAGCCGCTCCCGTCTGGCGGCCTGTGTTGAAAGGGCCTCATCCCCCCTTGAAGGGTTACGAAGCTTTGTCACCGAGGTGGTGATTGAATGTCGAGAAACGGCGCCCAACGGCATGTGTATGCTGGTCAAGACCATCGCCGAACTGACCTCGGATCATGCAGATTTGCTGGCACTGGCCAGACGGTTGCTTAAAGAGGTGGAAGCGGCCTTTGCCGGCGTGCTGAGACAGGCCCAGGAAGAAGGTGAGGTTGACGCCGCAAAAAGCCCGGAGCGCATGGCGTGTTACCTGCAGGTGCAGCTGATGGGGCTGCGCGCCTATGCCAGGGCCAACGAAGGGGATGAGCTCATACGGGCGCTGATAGACGATGTGTTTGCCAACCTGAAGCCAGCGCCAAGCGGCAGCAAGGGCTGA
- a CDS encoding glutathione S-transferase family protein, producing the protein MITFYFHHTPNPMKVALFLEETGLPYQLAPVDTLKGEQHTPAYRAINPNGKTPAIVDDGQRVFDSNAILLYLSEKSGQLGAAPALRGELLSWLMFIATGLGPYSGQSVHFRHAAPEKLPYAINRYLREAQRHYEVLNTHLEGRDYIVGDDFTIADIAAWGWIDKASVVLGEDGLAPYTNLQRWFSAIDARPAVARARQLAKQANFKTELDETARRALYPQNYAQAEHEQQAK; encoded by the coding sequence ATGATCACCTTTTATTTTCATCACACTCCCAATCCGATGAAGGTTGCCCTGTTTCTGGAAGAGACCGGCCTACCCTACCAACTGGCTCCGGTAGATACCCTCAAGGGCGAGCAACACACACCCGCCTACCGCGCCATCAATCCCAACGGCAAGACACCGGCGATCGTGGATGACGGGCAGCGGGTGTTTGATTCCAATGCCATTCTGCTTTATCTGTCGGAAAAAAGCGGCCAGCTGGGCGCCGCCCCGGCATTGCGGGGGGAGTTACTCTCCTGGCTGATGTTCATCGCCACCGGACTGGGACCCTATTCAGGACAGTCGGTGCATTTTCGTCACGCCGCCCCGGAAAAACTGCCCTATGCCATTAATCGTTACCTGCGCGAGGCACAGCGCCACTACGAAGTGCTGAATACTCACCTGGAAGGGCGCGACTACATAGTGGGTGACGACTTCACCATCGCCGACATCGCCGCCTGGGGCTGGATCGACAAGGCCAGTGTGGTATTGGGTGAAGATGGCCTGGCTCCCTACACCAATCTGCAACGCTGGTTCAGCGCCATCGATGCCCGCCCGGCGGTGGCCAGGGCTCGTCAGCTGGCCAAACAGGCCAACTTCAAGACCGAGTTGGACGAGACCGCCCGCCGAGCCCTGTATCCACAGAATTACGCGCAGGCCGAACACGAGCAACAAGCGAAGTGA